In Phyllopteryx taeniolatus isolate TA_2022b chromosome 13, UOR_Ptae_1.2, whole genome shotgun sequence, the following are encoded in one genomic region:
- the rpap1 gene encoding RNA polymerase II-associated protein 1 isoform X2: MIPSSRGMLQRPKPGGSEEDLLREQEEFIKSGALSAASVLRRPDKRRGEVGGGPEEDRNGCDPESHKDVVTIEDLPDQLPSLTPVPPKKSRFKNSRVTFEDEDAGDRLDRHDTHISAVLSKIVERDTSSIPISLPEFTCMAFPKALHRSANGTQVPTSAVGGKKSIFAQQIAAQRLKEGKAPLHFTSRATQKHKPMEQKLPLQRPMEVDMSYHTGELSSSRLVSGEGLGCPDSSEETRRIHGENQDKILAMSQSEILEDQERLLSQLDPRLVEFVRSRRAESASASPSSCEHPEGKSSKESVYLSSDCNSGAAPFPNPKEVEMKEEAEEEELLPRSAVIENNLPLKPQKEWVHMDKLEAEKLEWMGDMPAPRKTQTKRAMQARFDFNGNVIPPTEDLPAHLGLHHHGDEPERAGYSLQELFLLSRSQLIQQRSLSLSTLGNILSKARAGNYHSTLKGSVLATLLDAGLLFLLRFALDDGVEGVMAAAVHALRALLVCTEDEECLDLTFHWFRGLAAFPLLPSQEEEEDDDEGLDESLKETVKEREERKTDHDVAGQDVVKGLLRMKLLPRLRYILEVVRPSPRVVQDILEVLTRIARHSSSSATQVLDCPRLMETVMSEFLPTSWTVSSFSLPQSVYGLPLACAMKLLRVLATSGRHACARLLNSVGVRERLSRLLSPEPSELLLEPHETIRITTEAYRMWAVAAGYGQACDLYIELYPALLTALQSVRRTLAPSDPLLHLQLQRVLALLALLTQVTHTAGCHQELQAGMVSSSGNECPPPPPPVSWGHVTGLPASLLGHLKSFTKGLDNPLQREGSLSLMPAYLMFFEAFYHQLSKQNCFKPVEALHELEQLTSEVLLPLLSHGVVQDLIKNLKSFSVVCNVLSGHVGPDTSPSLPGLACPGWRDRPGLMSPSSPFPLLTSLTLLLETITGIHKGLTCKFTGLLASEPVIGYMQSISQATPTLSHTWSWLLRHEHHLIYLLLRLAYRSVSIETQVAKHAPLYHQVALVLLPWLLPGSEHLAHDLLSTIIFSKDFISESHSGGPEAIELGELKLHEETSHHTSPSLQTVGALLREACANLPSIRGCFLTHLAHLESSVLVSQDALLGRNPWIKSHLLPEQTGPTLPSDWPFLPLVSLYETTGVSGGGGLSVEELPQGALLAVTQCLQWLVVLEVWREEALKIITPVAKLARLSCVFLCSSDLFLERPVQKLTWALFRLLSRPSKLESLDLNIPPPGLASFQDLYCALLAQYEAVSFGDRLFGCWILLPLQRKYSATMRLAVFGEHVGILRSLGVTLEQLAIPMERFTSPPEDSLPLVRLYFRSLVTGNAKPSWCPFLYVVALAHVNAFVFSQDAAAQALEAARHNMMRKIYYMMDEVLKKHLLLFRLPKQDSQLGFDMYHQLPPIRAKYLESIVGLQNDACCEVEER; this comes from the exons ATGATTCCGTCCTCCAGAGGGATGCTGCAACGTCCCAAGCCAGGCGGCTCTGAGGAGGATCTCCTGAGAGAACAGGAGGAGTTCATCAAGTCTGGAGCTCTCTCCGCTGCCAGTGTGCTCCGCCGCCCCGACAAGAGACGAGGCGAGGTGGGAGGAGGCCCTGAGGAGGATCGTAATGGTTGCGATCCAGAAAGTCACAAGGATGTGGTCACCATAGAAG atcTTCCGGACCAGCTTCCATCCCTGACACCAGTGCCTCCTAAGAAGTCCCGCTTCAAAAACAGCCGTGTCACCTTCGAGGACGAGGATGCGGGGGACAGGCTGGACAGACATGACACTCACATCAGCGCAGTTCTCTCCAAGATTGTT GAACGAGACACCAGCTCCATTCCAATATCACTACCGGAATTTACATGCATGGCGTTCCCCAAAGCATTGCATCGCTCAGCAAACGGCACTCAG GTGCCTACGTCTGCTGTGGGTGGGAAAAAGAGCATTTTTGCTCAACAGATTGCGGCTCAGAGACTAAAAGAGGGAAAGGCTCCATTACACTTTACATCTCGAgctacacagaaacacaaacccATGGAGCAGAAGCTTCCTCTTCAGAGGCCTATGGAAGTAGATATGTCTTATCACACTGGAGAGC TGTCAAGTTCAAGGCTTGTGTCTGGTGAAGGACTCGGGTGTCCTGATAGTTCAGAGGAGACCAGGAGGATCCACGGGGAAAACCAGGACAAGATCCTGGCAATGTCCCAGTCTGAAATACTGGAGGACCAGGAGAGGCTCTTATCTCAGCTCG ATCCAAGGCTGGTGGAGTTTGTTCGATCCCGCAGAGCTGAGAGCGCCTCGGCTTCTCCCTCCTCATGCGAACACCCAGAGGGCAAAAGCAGCAAGGAAAGCGTTTATCTCAGTTCAGACTGCAACAGTGGTGCTGCGCCCTTTCCAAATCCCAAAGAAGTGGAAATGAAAGaagaggcggaagaagaggAACTGTTGCCCCGATCTGCCGTGATTG AGAATAATCTGCCACTGAAACCTCAGAAGGAATGGGTGCACATGGATAAACTGGAGGCCGAGAAGCTGGAGTGGATGGGGGACATGCCTGCACCCAGAAAAACTCAAACCAAACGG GCGATGCAGGCCCGTTTTGATTTTAACGGAAATGTAATCCCTCCCACGGAGGATTTGCCCGCCCACCTGGGCCTGCACCACCATGGAGACGAGCCTGAG CGTGCAGGTTACTCCCTACAGGAGCTTTTCCTTCTGTCACGAAGTCAGCTCATCCAACAGAGGAGTTTGTCCCTTAGCACCCTCGGCAATATCCTTTCAAAG GCCCGCGCTGGGAACTACCATTCAACCCTGAAAGGCAGTGTACTAGCCACTCTGCTCGATGCCGGCCTGCTCTTCCTGCTTCGCTTTGCGCTGGATGACGGCGTGGAGGGAGTGATGGCCGCTGCCGTGCATGCACTCAGAGCACTTCTGGTGTGCACAGAGGATGAA GAGTGTTTGGACCTCACCTTCCACTGGTTTCGTGGTCTGGCTGCCTTCCCCCTGCTGCCATctcaggaggaagaggaagatgatgatgaagggTTGGATGAAAGTTTAAAAGAGACTGTCAAAGAGAGGGAGGAGAGGAAGACTGATCATGACGTAGCAGGGCAGGATGTTGTCAAG GGTCTCCTGAGAATGAAACTTCTCCCCAGATTACGTTACATCCTTGAGGTTGTCCGACCCTCCCCCCGGGTTGTTCAGGATATTCTGGAGGTCCTGACCCGTATTGCCAGACACTCATCATCATCTGCCACTCAG GTGTTGGACTGTCCTCGCTTGATGGAGACGGTGATGTCAGAGTTCCTTCCCACTTCTTGGACAGTGTCATCTTTTTCCCTCCCTCAGTCTGTTTATGGACTTCCCCTTGCTTGTGCCATGAAGCTCTTAAGGGTTTTGGCTACTTCTGGCAGACATGCATGTGCCAGACTG CTCAACTCTGTGGGTGTGAGGGAGCGTCTGTCTCGTCTGCTCAGTCCTGAGCCCAGTGAGCTCCTGTTGGAGCCGCACGAGACCATCAGGATTACCACAGAAGCCTACAGGATGTGGGCTGTGGCAGCTGGCTATGGCCAGGCCTGCGACTTGTACAT AGAGTTGTATCCAGCCTTACTGACGGCATTGCAGTCAGTTCGTAGAACGCTGGCTCCCTCTGACCCTCTGCTGCATCTGCAGCTCCAGAGGGTTTTGGCTCTGCTTGCGCTGCTTACTCAGGTCACACACACTGCAGGTTGCCACCAGGAACTGCAGGCTGGCATGgtcag TTCTTCAGGAAATgaatgtcctcctcctcctcctccggtGTCATGGGGTCATGTCACAGGATTGCCAGCATCACTGTTGGGCCATTTGAAGAGTTTTACGAAGGGTCTTGATAATCCGCTGCAGAGAGAGGGCAGTCTGTCACTGATGCCAGCTTACCTGATGTTCTTTGAGGCCTTCTACCATCAGCTCTCCAAACAG aactgtttcaagccagTGGAAGCTCTTCACGAACTGGAGCAGCTGACATCTGAGGTTCTTCTTCCCCTGCTGTCCCACGGTGTTGTGCAAGACCTGATAAAGAACCTCAA gtccTTCTCAGTTGTATGTAATGTCCTGTCTGGTCACGTGGGTCCAGACACCTCTCCCAGCCTCCCTGGTTTGGCCTGCCCAGGATGGAGGGACCGTCCCGGCTTGATGTCTCCCTCCTCTCCCTTCCCTCTCCTCACAAGCCTGACGCTCCTCTTGGAAACTATCACGGGCATCCACAAAGGCCTCACATGCAAG TTCACTGGCCTCCTTGCATCAGAGCCTGTGATTGGTTACATGCAAAGTATCAGTCAGGCCACTCCCACCCTGTCTCATACCTGGTCCTGGCTCCTCCGTCACgaacaccacctcatctacctGCTGCTGCGCTTGGCATATAGATCG GTTTCCATTGAGACGCAAGTGGCAAAGCATGCCCCGCTCTACCACCAGGTGGCGCTAGTTCTTCTCCCATGGTTATTGCCTGGCAGCGAGCACCTTGCTCATGACCTGCTCTCAACCATCATCTTTAGCAAAGACTTCATATC TGAGAGCCACAGTGGCGGTCCGGAGGCCATCGAGCTTGGTGAACTGAAGCTCCATGAGGAAACGAGCCATCACACCTCTCCTTCGCTCCAAACCGTGGGAGCTCTCCTGAGAGAAGCCTGCGCCAACCTGCCCTCCATCCGGGGCTGCTTCCTCACTCACCTTGCCCACCTGGAGTCGTCTGTGCTGGTGTCCCAGGATGCCCTCCTAGGCCGAAACCCCTGGATCAAATCCCACCTCCTCCCAGAACAAACGGGACCCACCCTGCCGTCGGACTGGCCTTTCCTTCCACTCGTCAGCCTGTATGAGACAACTGGGGTGTCTGGTGGTGGAGGGCTCTCTGTGGAGGAACTCCCCCAGGGAGCTCTGCTGGCAGTCACCCAATGTTTGCAGTGGTTAGTGGTGCTGGAGGTCTGGAGGGAGGAAGCCCTTAAG ATAATTACTCCAGTTGCAAAGCTGGCTCGGCTGTCCTGTGTGTTCCTGTGTTCCAGCGATTTGTTCCTGGAGAGACCGGTTCAGAAACTGACCTGGGCTCTGTTCCGGCTACTATCTAG GCCATCAAAACTGGAATCTTTAGACCTCAACATCCCCCCTCCAGGTCTGGCCTCCTTCCAGGATTTGTACTGCGCCCTCTTGGCTCAGTACGAGGCCGTGTCCTTCGGAGACCGCCTCTTTGGATGCTGGATTCTGTTGCCCCTGCAGAGGAAGTACAGCGCCACCATGAGGTTGGCTGTGTTTGGGGAACATGTGGGCATTCTGAGGTCATTGGGCGTCACCCTAGAACAG CTCGCCATCCCCATGGAGCGGTTCACTTCTCCCCCTGAAGACTCCCTTCCTCTTGTACGCCTCTACTTCCGCTCTCTTGTTACCGGGAACGCGAAGCCTTCCTGGTGTCCCTTCCTTTATGTGGTGGCTCTGGCTCATGTCAACGCTTTTGTCTTCTCTCAGGATGCTGCGGCGCAG GCGCTTGAAGCGGCACGACACAACATGATGAGAAAAATCTACTACATGATGGATGag GTGTTAAAGAAGCACTTGCTGCTGTTCCGCCTGCCCAAACAGGACTCCCAGTTGGGCTTTGACATGTATCATCAGTTGCCTCCCATCAGAGCGAAGTATCTGGAGAGCATCGTGGGCCTGCAGAATGATGCCTGCTGTGAAGTCGAGGAGAGGTGA
- the rpap1 gene encoding RNA polymerase II-associated protein 1 isoform X1 produces the protein MIPSSRGMLQRPKPGGSEEDLLREQEEFIKSGALSAASVLRRPDKRRGEVGGGPEEDRNGCDPESHKDVVTIEDLPDQLPSLTPVPPKKSRFKNSRVTFEDEDAGDRLDRHDTHISAVLSKIVERDTSSIPISLPEFTCMAFPKALHRSANGTQQVPTSAVGGKKSIFAQQIAAQRLKEGKAPLHFTSRATQKHKPMEQKLPLQRPMEVDMSYHTGELSSSRLVSGEGLGCPDSSEETRRIHGENQDKILAMSQSEILEDQERLLSQLDPRLVEFVRSRRAESASASPSSCEHPEGKSSKESVYLSSDCNSGAAPFPNPKEVEMKEEAEEEELLPRSAVIENNLPLKPQKEWVHMDKLEAEKLEWMGDMPAPRKTQTKRAMQARFDFNGNVIPPTEDLPAHLGLHHHGDEPERAGYSLQELFLLSRSQLIQQRSLSLSTLGNILSKARAGNYHSTLKGSVLATLLDAGLLFLLRFALDDGVEGVMAAAVHALRALLVCTEDEECLDLTFHWFRGLAAFPLLPSQEEEEDDDEGLDESLKETVKEREERKTDHDVAGQDVVKGLLRMKLLPRLRYILEVVRPSPRVVQDILEVLTRIARHSSSSATQVLDCPRLMETVMSEFLPTSWTVSSFSLPQSVYGLPLACAMKLLRVLATSGRHACARLLNSVGVRERLSRLLSPEPSELLLEPHETIRITTEAYRMWAVAAGYGQACDLYIELYPALLTALQSVRRTLAPSDPLLHLQLQRVLALLALLTQVTHTAGCHQELQAGMVSSSGNECPPPPPPVSWGHVTGLPASLLGHLKSFTKGLDNPLQREGSLSLMPAYLMFFEAFYHQLSKQNCFKPVEALHELEQLTSEVLLPLLSHGVVQDLIKNLKSFSVVCNVLSGHVGPDTSPSLPGLACPGWRDRPGLMSPSSPFPLLTSLTLLLETITGIHKGLTCKFTGLLASEPVIGYMQSISQATPTLSHTWSWLLRHEHHLIYLLLRLAYRSVSIETQVAKHAPLYHQVALVLLPWLLPGSEHLAHDLLSTIIFSKDFISESHSGGPEAIELGELKLHEETSHHTSPSLQTVGALLREACANLPSIRGCFLTHLAHLESSVLVSQDALLGRNPWIKSHLLPEQTGPTLPSDWPFLPLVSLYETTGVSGGGGLSVEELPQGALLAVTQCLQWLVVLEVWREEALKIITPVAKLARLSCVFLCSSDLFLERPVQKLTWALFRLLSRPSKLESLDLNIPPPGLASFQDLYCALLAQYEAVSFGDRLFGCWILLPLQRKYSATMRLAVFGEHVGILRSLGVTLEQLAIPMERFTSPPEDSLPLVRLYFRSLVTGNAKPSWCPFLYVVALAHVNAFVFSQDAAAQALEAARHNMMRKIYYMMDEVLKKHLLLFRLPKQDSQLGFDMYHQLPPIRAKYLESIVGLQNDACCEVEER, from the exons ATGATTCCGTCCTCCAGAGGGATGCTGCAACGTCCCAAGCCAGGCGGCTCTGAGGAGGATCTCCTGAGAGAACAGGAGGAGTTCATCAAGTCTGGAGCTCTCTCCGCTGCCAGTGTGCTCCGCCGCCCCGACAAGAGACGAGGCGAGGTGGGAGGAGGCCCTGAGGAGGATCGTAATGGTTGCGATCCAGAAAGTCACAAGGATGTGGTCACCATAGAAG atcTTCCGGACCAGCTTCCATCCCTGACACCAGTGCCTCCTAAGAAGTCCCGCTTCAAAAACAGCCGTGTCACCTTCGAGGACGAGGATGCGGGGGACAGGCTGGACAGACATGACACTCACATCAGCGCAGTTCTCTCCAAGATTGTT GAACGAGACACCAGCTCCATTCCAATATCACTACCGGAATTTACATGCATGGCGTTCCCCAAAGCATTGCATCGCTCAGCAAACGGCACTCAG CAGGTGCCTACGTCTGCTGTGGGTGGGAAAAAGAGCATTTTTGCTCAACAGATTGCGGCTCAGAGACTAAAAGAGGGAAAGGCTCCATTACACTTTACATCTCGAgctacacagaaacacaaacccATGGAGCAGAAGCTTCCTCTTCAGAGGCCTATGGAAGTAGATATGTCTTATCACACTGGAGAGC TGTCAAGTTCAAGGCTTGTGTCTGGTGAAGGACTCGGGTGTCCTGATAGTTCAGAGGAGACCAGGAGGATCCACGGGGAAAACCAGGACAAGATCCTGGCAATGTCCCAGTCTGAAATACTGGAGGACCAGGAGAGGCTCTTATCTCAGCTCG ATCCAAGGCTGGTGGAGTTTGTTCGATCCCGCAGAGCTGAGAGCGCCTCGGCTTCTCCCTCCTCATGCGAACACCCAGAGGGCAAAAGCAGCAAGGAAAGCGTTTATCTCAGTTCAGACTGCAACAGTGGTGCTGCGCCCTTTCCAAATCCCAAAGAAGTGGAAATGAAAGaagaggcggaagaagaggAACTGTTGCCCCGATCTGCCGTGATTG AGAATAATCTGCCACTGAAACCTCAGAAGGAATGGGTGCACATGGATAAACTGGAGGCCGAGAAGCTGGAGTGGATGGGGGACATGCCTGCACCCAGAAAAACTCAAACCAAACGG GCGATGCAGGCCCGTTTTGATTTTAACGGAAATGTAATCCCTCCCACGGAGGATTTGCCCGCCCACCTGGGCCTGCACCACCATGGAGACGAGCCTGAG CGTGCAGGTTACTCCCTACAGGAGCTTTTCCTTCTGTCACGAAGTCAGCTCATCCAACAGAGGAGTTTGTCCCTTAGCACCCTCGGCAATATCCTTTCAAAG GCCCGCGCTGGGAACTACCATTCAACCCTGAAAGGCAGTGTACTAGCCACTCTGCTCGATGCCGGCCTGCTCTTCCTGCTTCGCTTTGCGCTGGATGACGGCGTGGAGGGAGTGATGGCCGCTGCCGTGCATGCACTCAGAGCACTTCTGGTGTGCACAGAGGATGAA GAGTGTTTGGACCTCACCTTCCACTGGTTTCGTGGTCTGGCTGCCTTCCCCCTGCTGCCATctcaggaggaagaggaagatgatgatgaagggTTGGATGAAAGTTTAAAAGAGACTGTCAAAGAGAGGGAGGAGAGGAAGACTGATCATGACGTAGCAGGGCAGGATGTTGTCAAG GGTCTCCTGAGAATGAAACTTCTCCCCAGATTACGTTACATCCTTGAGGTTGTCCGACCCTCCCCCCGGGTTGTTCAGGATATTCTGGAGGTCCTGACCCGTATTGCCAGACACTCATCATCATCTGCCACTCAG GTGTTGGACTGTCCTCGCTTGATGGAGACGGTGATGTCAGAGTTCCTTCCCACTTCTTGGACAGTGTCATCTTTTTCCCTCCCTCAGTCTGTTTATGGACTTCCCCTTGCTTGTGCCATGAAGCTCTTAAGGGTTTTGGCTACTTCTGGCAGACATGCATGTGCCAGACTG CTCAACTCTGTGGGTGTGAGGGAGCGTCTGTCTCGTCTGCTCAGTCCTGAGCCCAGTGAGCTCCTGTTGGAGCCGCACGAGACCATCAGGATTACCACAGAAGCCTACAGGATGTGGGCTGTGGCAGCTGGCTATGGCCAGGCCTGCGACTTGTACAT AGAGTTGTATCCAGCCTTACTGACGGCATTGCAGTCAGTTCGTAGAACGCTGGCTCCCTCTGACCCTCTGCTGCATCTGCAGCTCCAGAGGGTTTTGGCTCTGCTTGCGCTGCTTACTCAGGTCACACACACTGCAGGTTGCCACCAGGAACTGCAGGCTGGCATGgtcag TTCTTCAGGAAATgaatgtcctcctcctcctcctccggtGTCATGGGGTCATGTCACAGGATTGCCAGCATCACTGTTGGGCCATTTGAAGAGTTTTACGAAGGGTCTTGATAATCCGCTGCAGAGAGAGGGCAGTCTGTCACTGATGCCAGCTTACCTGATGTTCTTTGAGGCCTTCTACCATCAGCTCTCCAAACAG aactgtttcaagccagTGGAAGCTCTTCACGAACTGGAGCAGCTGACATCTGAGGTTCTTCTTCCCCTGCTGTCCCACGGTGTTGTGCAAGACCTGATAAAGAACCTCAA gtccTTCTCAGTTGTATGTAATGTCCTGTCTGGTCACGTGGGTCCAGACACCTCTCCCAGCCTCCCTGGTTTGGCCTGCCCAGGATGGAGGGACCGTCCCGGCTTGATGTCTCCCTCCTCTCCCTTCCCTCTCCTCACAAGCCTGACGCTCCTCTTGGAAACTATCACGGGCATCCACAAAGGCCTCACATGCAAG TTCACTGGCCTCCTTGCATCAGAGCCTGTGATTGGTTACATGCAAAGTATCAGTCAGGCCACTCCCACCCTGTCTCATACCTGGTCCTGGCTCCTCCGTCACgaacaccacctcatctacctGCTGCTGCGCTTGGCATATAGATCG GTTTCCATTGAGACGCAAGTGGCAAAGCATGCCCCGCTCTACCACCAGGTGGCGCTAGTTCTTCTCCCATGGTTATTGCCTGGCAGCGAGCACCTTGCTCATGACCTGCTCTCAACCATCATCTTTAGCAAAGACTTCATATC TGAGAGCCACAGTGGCGGTCCGGAGGCCATCGAGCTTGGTGAACTGAAGCTCCATGAGGAAACGAGCCATCACACCTCTCCTTCGCTCCAAACCGTGGGAGCTCTCCTGAGAGAAGCCTGCGCCAACCTGCCCTCCATCCGGGGCTGCTTCCTCACTCACCTTGCCCACCTGGAGTCGTCTGTGCTGGTGTCCCAGGATGCCCTCCTAGGCCGAAACCCCTGGATCAAATCCCACCTCCTCCCAGAACAAACGGGACCCACCCTGCCGTCGGACTGGCCTTTCCTTCCACTCGTCAGCCTGTATGAGACAACTGGGGTGTCTGGTGGTGGAGGGCTCTCTGTGGAGGAACTCCCCCAGGGAGCTCTGCTGGCAGTCACCCAATGTTTGCAGTGGTTAGTGGTGCTGGAGGTCTGGAGGGAGGAAGCCCTTAAG ATAATTACTCCAGTTGCAAAGCTGGCTCGGCTGTCCTGTGTGTTCCTGTGTTCCAGCGATTTGTTCCTGGAGAGACCGGTTCAGAAACTGACCTGGGCTCTGTTCCGGCTACTATCTAG GCCATCAAAACTGGAATCTTTAGACCTCAACATCCCCCCTCCAGGTCTGGCCTCCTTCCAGGATTTGTACTGCGCCCTCTTGGCTCAGTACGAGGCCGTGTCCTTCGGAGACCGCCTCTTTGGATGCTGGATTCTGTTGCCCCTGCAGAGGAAGTACAGCGCCACCATGAGGTTGGCTGTGTTTGGGGAACATGTGGGCATTCTGAGGTCATTGGGCGTCACCCTAGAACAG CTCGCCATCCCCATGGAGCGGTTCACTTCTCCCCCTGAAGACTCCCTTCCTCTTGTACGCCTCTACTTCCGCTCTCTTGTTACCGGGAACGCGAAGCCTTCCTGGTGTCCCTTCCTTTATGTGGTGGCTCTGGCTCATGTCAACGCTTTTGTCTTCTCTCAGGATGCTGCGGCGCAG GCGCTTGAAGCGGCACGACACAACATGATGAGAAAAATCTACTACATGATGGATGag GTGTTAAAGAAGCACTTGCTGCTGTTCCGCCTGCCCAAACAGGACTCCCAGTTGGGCTTTGACATGTATCATCAGTTGCCTCCCATCAGAGCGAAGTATCTGGAGAGCATCGTGGGCCTGCAGAATGATGCCTGCTGTGAAGTCGAGGAGAGGTGA